A part of Excalfactoria chinensis isolate bCotChi1 chromosome 23, bCotChi1.hap2, whole genome shotgun sequence genomic DNA contains:
- the PRELP gene encoding prolargin: MKLAFSLLLPLVLVLISEVSGQRRKPPRKPTRPPPEPIEPVEPVEPTELPPPLPPGPPSIFPDCPRECYCPPDFPSALYCDSRNLRKVPIIPSRIHYLYLQNNFIDDLPEESFRNATGLKWVNLDNNRIRKVDRRVLEKLENLIFLYMEKNQLKEVPAFLPPNLEQLRLSRNQISKIPAGVFNKLENLVLLDLHHNKLSDGVFNKNTFKGLKNLMQLNLAHNILRKMPPGVPSAIHQLFLDRNNIEDIPSDYFKEFPNLAFIRLNYNQISDKGLPKNSFNLTNLLVLHLAHNKLTNVPFISSKLEHLYLNNNSIEKINGTQICPTSLMSVQDFSPSDLDSVPRLRYLRLDGNLLKPPIPLDLMMCFRLLQSVVF, from the exons ATGAAGTTGGCCTTTAGCTTGCTTCTCCCACTTGTTCTTGTGCTGATCTCAGAGGTGAGCGGGCAGCGGAGGAAGCCTCCACGGAAACCCACCCGCCCGCCTCCTGAGCCCATCGAGCCTGTTGAACCTGTGGAGCCCACTGAGCTTCCCCCACCCCTGCCACCTGGCCCACCCTCCATCTTCCCCGACTGCCCCCGAGAATGCTACTGTCCCCCAGACTTCCCCTCTGCCCTCTACTGTGACAGCCGCAACCTACGGAAGGTTCCCATCATCCCATCCCGCATCCACTACCTCTACCTCCAGAACAACTTCATTGATGACCTCCCGGAGGAGTCCTTCAGGAATGCCACGGGGCTGAAATGGGTCAACCTCGACAACAATCGCATCCGGAAAGTGGACAGGCGGgtcctggagaagctggaaaaCCTCATCTTCCTCTACATGGAGAAGAACCAGCTGAAGGAGGTGCCTGCTTTCCTGCCGCCCAACCTGGAGCAGCTGCGCCTGAGCAGGAATCAGATTTCCAAGATCCCTGCCGGGGTCTTCAATAAGCTGGAGAACCTGGTCCTCTTGGATCTGCACCACAACAAGCTCAGTGATGGAGTCTTCAACAAAAACACCTTCAAAGGACTCAAGAACCTCATGCAACTCAACCTTGCCCACAATATTCTGAGGAAAATGCCACCTGGGGTGCCCAGTGCCATCCACCAGCTCTTCCTGGACAGGAACAACATCGAGGACATCCCCAGTGACTACTTCAAGGAGTTTCCCAACCTGGCATTCATCCGGCTCAACTACAACCAGATCTCTGACAAGGGGCTCCCCAAGAACTCCTTCAACCTCACCAACCTGCTGGTGTTGCACCTAGCCCACAACAAGCTCACCAACGTCCCTTTCATCAGCTCcaagctggagcacctctacctGAACAACAACTCCATTGAAA AAATCAATGGGACGCAGATCTGCCCCACCTCACTGATGTCCGTCCAGGATTTCTCCCCCTCTGACCTGGACAGTGTGCCCCGGCTCCGGTACCTGCGGCTGGACGGGAACCTCCTGAAGCCCCCCATTCCCTTGGACCTGATGATGTGCTTCCGCCTCCTGCAGTCCGTGGTTTTCTAG
- the FMOD gene encoding fibromodulin, with the protein MHWATILLVAGFCGVSLGQYNEEEDLAWLQYYMRQSRMSSYNYMPYYEDENSPYIYSYLPAPDTEAEPIPEAQQASSWQCPQECDCPPNFSSAMYCDTRNLRYLPFVPTRMKYVYFQNNQITAIQEGAFDNATELEWLALHNNQISSEKMGKRVFAKLKNLERLYMNNNNLTKMPSPLPRSLRELHLSYNQISKVPSNALEGLENLTALYLSHNYIFEMGASLKGLKSLILADLSYNHLRKVPDGLPMALEQLYLEYNYINTIPEDYFKVSPKLLYVRMSHNSLTNQGLSTNTFNSSSILELDLSYNRLQKIPRVSTNLENLYLQGNQINEFSISSFCTVVDVMNYSRLQVLRLDGNEIKRNAMPPDAPLCLRRATVIEI; encoded by the exons atGCATTGGGCCACCATCCTGCTCGTTGCTGGGTTCTGCGGAGTCTCCCTGGGCCAGTACAATGAGGAGGAGGACTTGGCGTGGCTGCAGTACTACATGCGGCAGTCCCGGATGTCCTCCTACAACTACATGCCCTACTACGAGGATGAGAACAGCCCCTACATTTACTCTTACCTTCCGGCCCCAGACACTGAGGCAGAACCCATCCCTGAAGCTCAGCAGGCCTCATCCTGGCAATGTCCCCAGGAATGTGACTGCCCGCCCAACTTCTCTTCAGCCATGTACTGTGACACGCGCAACCTGAGGTATCTGCCCTTTGTTCCCACCCGGATGAAGTATGTCTACTTCCAGAACAACCAAATCACCGCCATCCAGGAGGGAGCTTTCGACAACGCCACCGAGCTGGAGTGGCTCGCACTGCACAACAACCAGATCAGCAGCGAGAAGATGGGCAAGAGGGTCTTTGCTAAGCTCAAAAACCTGGAGCGGCTGTAcatgaacaacaacaacctgACCAAGATGCCCAGCCCCTTGCCCCGGTCCCTGAGGGAGCTCCACTTGTCTTACAACCAGATCTCCAAGGTCCCCTCCAATGCTCTGGAGGGACTGGAGAACCTCACAGCCCTGTACCTCAGCCACAACTACATTTTTGAGATGGGAGCATCCCTCAAAGGGCTCAAGTCCTTGATCCTTGCTGATCTGAGCTACAACCACCTCAGGAAAGTCCCTGATGGGCTCCCAATGGCTCTGGAACAGCTCTACCTAGAGTACAACTACATCAACACCATCCCTGAAGACTATTTCAAGGTGTCTCCCAAGCTGCTCTACGTAAGGATGTCCCACAACAGCCTGACAAACCAAGGGCTCTCTACCAACACtttcaacagcagcagcatcctcgAGCTGGACCTCTCCTACAACCGGCTCCAGAAGATCCCCCGGGTCAGCACCAATCTGGAGAACCTCTACCTTCAAGGGAATCAAATAAATG aaTTCTCCATCAGCAGTTTCTGCACTGTCGTGGATGTCATGAACTACTCCCGGCTCCAGGTGCTGCGGTTGGATGGGAATGAGATCAAGCGCAATGCAATGCCCCCCGATGCCCCACTGTGCCTGCGGCGTGCCACCGTCATTGAGATCtag